A DNA window from Arachis duranensis cultivar V14167 chromosome 3, aradu.V14167.gnm2.J7QH, whole genome shotgun sequence contains the following coding sequences:
- the LOC107482058 gene encoding protein BASIC PENTACYSTEINE2 codes for MDDDMLNMTNWGYYEPFKGGHLGLQLMPGMTDRDTKPFMPGRDPTMLVNTNGTFHPRDCVVSEAQMPINYVRDSWISQRDRFFNMQPTNPNYPVLPETSAAPTQITQPPDTSRDEKADIVEETVQKEGVQPRKRQGRVASTTPKAKKPRKPKDNSNAPVQRSKPMKTIEFVINGIDMDISSLPIPVCSCTGTPQQCYRWGCGGWQSACCTTNVSTYPLPMSMKRRGARIAGRKMSQGAFKKVLEKLAAEGYNFGNPIDLRNHWARHGTNKFVTIR; via the coding sequence ATGGATGATGATATGTTGAACATGACCAATTGGGGATACTATGAACCCTTCAAAGGAGGGCATCTTGGCCTGCAGCTCATGCCTGGTATGACAGATCGTGACACAAAACCATTTATGCCTGGTCGTGATCCAACTATGTTAGTTAATACAAATGGAACCTTTCACCCTCGAGACTGTGTAGTTTCCGAAGCACAAATGCCAATCAACTATGTGAGGGATAGTTGGATAAGCCAGCGAGATAGGTTTTTCAATATGCAGCCTACCAATCCCAATTATCCTGTTCTTCCGGAAACTTCAGCCGCCCCAACACAAATTACACAGCCACCTGATACATCAAGAGATGAGAAGGCTGATATAGTTGAAGAAACAGTGCAAAAGGAAGGAGTCCAACCAAGGAAACGGCAGGGTAGGGTTGCCTCAACAACTCCAAAAGCGAAGAAACCAAGGAAGCCGAAGGATAACAGCAATGCTCCTGTCCAAAGATCGAAGCCCATGAAGACAATTGAGTTTGTAATAAATGGAATTGATATGGATATTTCCAGTTTACCCATTCCAGTTTGTTCATGTACCGGGACTCCGCAGCAGTGTTATCGCTGGGGATGTGGAGGATGGCAGTCTGCTTGTTGTACTACAAATGTGTCGACATATCCATTGCCAATGAGCATGAAACGACGTGGGGCAAGGATAGCTGGACGGAAAATGAGCCAGGGTGCTTTTAAGAAGGTATTAGAGAAACTAGCAGCCGAAGGCTATAATTTTGGTAACCCAATTGACCTGAGGAATCACTGGGCTAGACATGGCACCAACAAATTTGTCACTATCAGGTAG